A part of Syngnathus acus chromosome 20, fSynAcu1.2, whole genome shotgun sequence genomic DNA contains:
- the stk17a gene encoding serine/threonine-protein kinase 17A, translating into MIPECPSAVVETVDRTKYQHSPSADRIQSTIVGGLLNQITTVIKNEPFNDHYTIIPGKELGRGKFAVVRKCVKKCSGQEYAAKFMRKRRKGKDCRMEIIHEIAVLELATDSRRVVSLHQVYEMASEMVLVLEFAAGGEIFNQCVSDQEDESFSENDVKRLLRQILQGVAFLHQRNVVHLDLKPQNILLTGNSPLGDIKIVDFGLSRIVSSHQELREIMGTPEYVAPEILNYEPISTATDMWSIGVLTYVMLTGLSPFLGKDKQETFLNISQMNVSYDEEELQELDQAVSFLQTLLCKQPQDRATAEESLQHPWLQPEDPQETEVQDAPSTSSSSPESPVTTTTCTNRVDEEADESPLTEDLIVMAAYTLGQCRQSSVAEKDALVPEKKANSKRFKFEEPFNVLQEVPGEFIY; encoded by the exons ATGATCCCCGAATGTCCAAGTGCCGTTGTGGAGACGGTCGATCGGACCAAATACCAGCACAGTCCGTCGGCCGATCGGATCCAAAGCACAATCGTTGGAGGCTTGTTGAATCAAATTACAACCGTAATCAAGAACGAACCTTTCAACGACCATTACACCATTATACCTGGCAAAGAGCTTGGAAG GGGAAAATTTGCTGTGGTCCGAAAGTGCGTGAAGAAATGTTCCGGTCAAGAATACGCCGCAAAGTTTATGAGGAAGAGGCGAAAAGGGAAGGACTGCCGTATGGAGATCATCCACGAGATTGCCGTGCTGGAGCTAGCTACGGACAGTCGACGTGTGGTTAGTCTTCATCAGGTCTATGAAATGGCCTCTGAGATGGTGCTGGTCCTGGAATT TGCTGCGGGAGGAGAAATCTTCAACCAGTGTGTGTCCGATCAGGAAGACGAGAGCTTCAGTGAAAATGATGTGAAGAGGCTGCTTAGACAGATCCTGCAAGGAGTCGCCTTTTTACATCAGAGGAACGTTGTCCATCTTGATCTGAAG CCTCAGAACATCCTTCTGACGGGCAACTCTCCTCTGGGTGACATTAAGATTGTGGACTTTGGTCTGTCCCGTATCGTCAGCAGCCATCAGGAGCTTCGGGAAATTATGGGAACTCCTGAGTACGTCG CTCCAGAGATTCTAAATTATGAGCCCATAAGCACGGCGACAGATAtgtg GAGCATAGGTGTTTTGACCTACGTGATGCTGACGGGCCTGTCTCCCTTCCTGGGCAAAGACAAGCAGGAGACCTTTCTCAATATCTCCCAGATGAATGTTAGCTACGATGAGGAGGAGCTCCAGGAACTGGACCAAGCCGTGTCCTTCCTCCAGACTCTGCTCTGTAAACAGCCACA GGATCGAGCCACAGCCGAGGAGTCTCTCCAGCACCCGTGGCTTCAACCCGAAGACCCTCAGGAGACAGAAGTCCAGGATGCACCCAGCACAAGCAGCAGTAGCCCGGAAAGTCCCGTCACGACTACGACTTGCACAAACCGAGTCGACGAGGAGGCGGATGAAAGTCCGCTGACGGAGGACCTGATCGTCATGGCCGCCTACACCCTAGGCCAGTGCCGCCAGTCGTCCGTCGCCGAGAAGGACGCCTTGGTCCCCGAGAAGAAGGCCAACTCCAAACGCTTCAAGTTTGAGGAGCCCTTCAATGTCCTCCAGGAGGTCCCTGGGGAGTTCATCTACTGA
- the reck gene encoding reversion-inducing cysteine-rich protein with Kazal motifs — translation MRVCLQIIGFLFAANFYLQPLQAQDPSCCHHAAEFSPCKEACDQLATIKSESRLKHLLQRLPSYCPESMNELWVCINSTLPGVSRKSDSWVGLGCCELAISSECRRECRQASSKNDLTKVCKKVTENPLHSCITKNEMGSTCCSYAGRHTTCREYCQAIFRTDSTPTVSQINAVKEYCQSHSAQLLGCVSNFTKSYPIRSPIDSLYCCDRAEAPHCQVACRRILHTLSTEHEIMEGLIDECDSQPLPQDPMWQCFLGSAHPPSPTEKEVPHPAKMDCAKLHCCSKANTSLCRDMCQEISTNWGSQTWQDFDQLCEYNPGETELINCLADVREPCQLGCKDLSYCTNFNNRPTELFRSCNMQSDQGAMSDIKLWSNGTIKMPFMNIPVLDIRKCLPDMWKAVACSLQIKPCHSKSRGSVICKSDCVEILTQCGDRKRFHEGQTPERICELLSPIDDPERCIPLRRYLTPSSLGNSVVEEVIHPCNPNPCPSNHLCQVNRKGCLDDLNCQPFLCVPGCKLGEASDFLVHQDARLQVPTRNGPAGCYEVCTCGTSGRLENCVEMPCVDTNKACIAGGQKMNHGVSYRLDCDTCYCFAGHPICSDRECLNIESSDDDRLHYTGLPCNCPDHFIPVCASNGRTYPSACVARCIGFTDGQFVYGQCRFTNPCASKPCQRNQRCNPKYQVCLSDLSDCPQYECVGRQLACDKNSVEPVCDTDGVIHASLCQLQQVGKTLAYMGHCQDSCKSREQVCGHNGETYNTVCEAYSDRVALDYKGHCQAVGVASGSAAESACSLISCPRLSPPGCQPVTPPGACCPICASMLQVLWNKEQMNTFSKLNKNQPVSVHDVLQILRLHVSVPQCDVFGYLSIYHELVILIAPVDQSPTPLQIEACSKEAEKIDSLINYASPTLVSHVPLSALVASETKTSSVNSSGEARFSPLNPVLCFFLSLFMALSPQLL, via the exons atCCCTCCTGTTGCCACCATGCTGCTGAGTTCTCCCCTTGTAAAGAAGCTTGTGATCAG CTCGCCACTATAAAGAGTGAGTCTCGTTTGAAACATCTCCTGCAGAGGTTGCCAAGTTACTGTCCAGAGTCAATG AATGAGCTCTGGGTTTGCATCAACTCTACACTTCCAG gaGTATCAAGGAAGTCAGACAGTTGGGTAGGGCTGGGTTGCTGTGAGCTCGCTATCTCATCTGAGTGCCGCAGGGAATGCAGACAG GCATCATCCAAAAATGACCTAACTAAAGTGTGCAAAAAAGTCACAGAG AATCCTCTACACAGCTGTATCACCAAAAATGAAA TGGGCTCCACATGTTGCAGCTATGCGGGGCGTCACACCACATGTAGAGAATACTGTCAGGCCATCTTCAGGACGGACTCAACCCCCACCGTGTCTCAAATCAATGCCGTCAAAGAGTACTGTCAAAGCCACAGTGCTCAGCTGCTCGGCTGCGTCAGCAATTTCACCAAGTCCTACCCCATTCGAAGCCCTATAGACA GTCTGTACTGCTGCGACCGAGCAGAGGCTCCCCACTGCCAAGTGGCTTGCCGGCGGATCCTCCATACCTTGAGCACAGAGCATGAGATCATGGAGGGCTTGATCGACGAGTGCGATTCCCAGCCTCTCCCCCAAGATCCCATGTGGCAGTGCTTTCTGGGAAGTGCCCATCCCCCATCCCCGACTGAAAAAGAAGTCCCACATCCTGCCAAAATGGACTGTGCCAAACTGCACTGCTGCTCCAAAGCCAACACCTCACTCTGCAG GGACATGTGTCAAGAAATTAGCACAAATTGGGGCAGCCAGACATGGCAAGACTTTGACCAGCTGTGTGAGTACAACCCAGGGGAGACGGAGCTGATCAACTGCCTGGCCGATGTCAGAGAGCCCTGCCAGTTAGGCTGCAAGGATCTCTCCTACTGCACCAACTTCAACAATAG GCCGACAGAGCTGTTTCGCAGCTGTAACATGCAGTCAGACCAGGGAGCTATGAGTGATATCAAGCTGTGGTCCAATGGAACAATCAAGATGCCTTTTATGAACATTCCCGTGCTAGACATCAGGAAGTGTCTGCCGGATATGTGGAAGGCGGTTGCTTGCTCTCTGCAGATCAAACCCTGTCATAGCAAGTCCAGAGGGAGCGTCATATGCAA GTCCGATTGTGTAGAAATCCTGACCCAGTGTGGGGACAGAAAACGTTTCCACGAGGGACAAACTCCTGAGAGGATATGTGAACTTCTGTCGCCCATCGATGACCCTGAACGCTGCATTCCCCTCCGCAGATACCTCA CCCCAAGTTCTCTTGGAAACAGTGTTGTCGAAGAggtcatccatccatgcaaccctaacccttgccCGAGCAACCACTTATGTCAGGTCAACAGGAAGGGTTGCCTTGATGACCTCAACTGTCAACCATTTCTCTGCGTGCCAG GATGCAAACTCGGCGAAGCTTCAGACTTTCTCGTGCACCAGGACGCTCGCTTACAAGTGCCGACTCGCAACGGTCCGGCCGGATGTTATGAGGTCTGCACTTGTGGTACCAGCGGGCGCCTGGAGAACTGCGTGGAGATGCCTTGTGTGGACACCAACAAGGCTTGCATTGCCGGAGGACAGAAGATGA ATCACGGGGTATCTTATAGGCTAGACTGTGACACCTGCTACTGCTTTGCTGGCCACCCCATCTGCTCTGACAGAGAATGTCTCAACATTGAAAGCTCAGATGACGACCGTCTACATTATACTG GTCTTCCATGCAACTGTCCAGACCACTTCATCCCAGTGTGCGCTAGCAACGGCCGCACGTATCCAAGTGCCTGTGTGGCTCGCTGTATCGGTTTCACGGACGGTCAGTTTGTGTATGGCCAGTGCCGTTTCACTAATCCCTGCGCCAGTAAACCCTGCCAGCGAAACCAGAG GTGCAACCCGAAATATCAAGTTTGCCTGAGCGACTTGTCGGACTGCCCGCAATACGAATGCGTCGGCCGGCAGTTGGCCTGTGACAAGAACAGCGTGGAGCCTGTCTGCGATACTGACGGTGTCATTCATGCCAGTCTGTGTCAGCTACAGCAAGTTGGGAAAACTCTTGCCTATATGGGCCACTGTCAG GACTCCTGCAAGAGCCGGGAACAAGTTTGCGGCCACAACGGCGAGACCTATAATACGGTGTGTGAGGCCTACTCAGACCGGGTGGCCCTGGACTATAAGGGACATTGTCAAGCTGTGGGGGTCGCGTCTGGCTCGGCAGCTGAGTCTGCCTGCAGTCTTATTTCCTGTCCACGTCTTTCACCTCCGGGCTGCCAGCCTGTCACACCCCCAG GAGCCTGCTGCCCAATCTGTGCCAGTATGCTGCAGGTCCTCTGGAATAAAGAACAAATGAACACATTCTCTAAG CTAAATAAGAACCAGCCGGTGTCAGTGCACGACGTCCTTCAAATCCTACGACTTCACGTGTCCGTCCCACAGTGTGATGTCTTTGGCTACCTCAGTATTTATCACGAGCTTGTGATCCTCATTGCTCCTGTGGATCAGTCTCCAACGCCTCTGCAG ATTGAAGCCTGCAGTAAAGAAGCCGAGAAGATCGATTCCCTTATCAACTACGCTAGTCCAACACTCGTCTCCCACGTTCCCCTCTCTGCTCTCGTTGCCTCTGAGACCAAGACATCTTCCGTCAATTCCTCAGGGGAAGCTCGATTTTCGCCTCTGAACCCCGTCCTGTGCTTTTTCTTGAGTCTCTTTATGGCCTTGAGTCCCCAACTGCTGTAA
- the lancl2 gene encoding lanC-like protein 2: MGDNMSKRLKLISVTEAEMEERSFPNPYTDWDQGVLSSNSGAEADYNEPFDGEGMVSSSFQRKVQSKIKDLLQQMEEGLRTADPHDFSTYTGWTGIALLYVQLYRGSNDVAHLQRALDYVKRSMRILNGRKVTFLCGDAGPLAVGAVVHHKLGNTADSSDCLSRLLQLQRSVLSPDSEMPDELLYGRAGYLYALLYVNKEIGGDTVDEATVSKVVGAIIESGKNLSAELKKTERCPLLYEWHKKQYIGAAHGLAGIFYMLMQPGARVHPDLLSELVRPSIDYIRHKKFRSGNFPSSLSNESDRLVHWCHGAPGVIHMLIMAYKVFKEEKYLKDAVECGEVIWQRGLLRKGYGICHGTAGNGYAFLSLYKLTQEKKYLYRACKFAEWCLGYGTHGCRIPDRPYSLFEGMAGTIHYLSEMAAPEASCFPAFEH, translated from the exons ATGGGAGACAACATGTCAAAGCGTCTGAAGCTCATCTCGGTAACAGAAGCTGAGATGGAGGAGCGCTCTTTTCCAAACCCATACACTGACTGGGACCAAGGAGTCCTCTCGTCCAATTCAGGAGCAGAAGCGGATTACAATGAACCATTCGACGGGGAAGGAATG GTGAGCTCATCCTTCCAAAGGAAAGTCCAGAGTAAGATAAAAGATCTGCTTCAGCAAATGGAGGAGGGCCTAAGGACTGCCGACCCCCATGACTTCTCTACTTATACTGGCTGGACTG GCATTGCTTTACTGTACGTACAGCTCTATCGTGGCTCCAATGATGTCGCACACCTGCAAAGGGCCTTGGACTATGTGAAGAGATCAATGAGGATCCTAAATGGCCGAAAAGTGACTTTCCTTTGTGGAGATGCTGGGCCGCTTGCAGTGGGTGCAGTGGTCCATCACAAGCTGGGTAATACCGCTGACAGCAGCGACTGTCTTTCTAG GCTCCTCCAGCTGCAGCGCTCGGTGCTCAGTCCAGATTCGGAGATGCCAGACGAGCTGCTGTATGGACGCGCCGGTTATCTGTATGCTCTTTTGTATGTGAACAAGGAAATAGGTGGCGACACTGTGGATGAAGCTACTGTTTCAAAA GTAGTGGGCGCCATTATTGAGTCTGGGAAGAATTTATCGGCGGAGCTTAAGAAGACAGAACGCTGCCCTCTTCTCTATGAATGGCACAAGAAGCAATATATTGGCGCTGCTCATGGCCTGGCGGGAATCTTTTACATGCTCATGCAG CCAGGGGCGAGGGTCCACCCGGACTTACTTTCCGAGCTGGTTCGGCCCAGTATCGACTATATCCGTCACAAGAAATTTCGTTCAGGCAACTTCCCTTCGTCGCTGAGCAATGAGAGCGACCGATTGGTTCACTGGTGCCACGGAGCGCCTGGCGTCATCCACATGCTCATCATGGCTTATAAG GTTTTTAAAGAAGAGAAGTATCTGAAGGACGCGGTAGAGTGTGGCGAGGTGATCTGGCAGAGGGGGCTTCTCCGAAAAGGTTACGGCATCTGCCACGGGACGGCCGGCAACGGCTATGCCTTCCTGTCCCTGTATAAGCTCACCCAGGAGAAGAAGTATCTCTACCGTGCCTGCAAG TTTGCCGAGTGGTGTTTGGGCTACGGGACTCACGGCTGCCGCATCCCTGACAGACCCTACTCACTTTTTGAAG GTATGGCGGGGACCATCCACTACCTGTCCGAAATGGCCGCACCTGAAGCTTCCTGTTTCCCCGCCTTTGAACATTGA
- the vopp1 gene encoding vesicular, overexpressed in cancer, prosurvival protein 1 — translation MRNPRTDLALTFLLFLEVVEAKKYCWYFEGGYPIYFICRSYEDCCGTRCCVRALSIQRLWYFWVLLMMGVLLCCGAGYFIRRRMYPSSLRDEPAFNVSFTRHPVSTPVSQQPGSMQGFGGMTAGDPTLAMTHPMYPPQPSSTHMMATYPPPPSYCNHPPPSYEQIFHNGGKK, via the exons ATGAGGAATCCTCGGACCGATTTAGCCTTGACATTCTTGCTATTTCTAGAG GTCGTAGAGGCCAAAAAGTACTGCTGGTATTTTGAAGGCGGGTACCCAATATACTTCAT ATGTCGCTCGTACGAGGACTGCTGCGGGACTCGCTGCTGTGTGAGAGCCCTGTCCATCCAGAGACTCTGGTACTTCTG GGTGCTGCTAATGATGGGCGTACTGTTGTGCTGCGGGGCCGGCTATTTCATCCGTCGAAGGATGTACCCCTCGTCTCTGAGAGATGAGCCTGCCTTCAACGTGTCCTTCACCAGACACCCTGTCAGCACGCCGG TTTCCCAGCAGCCAGGAAGTATGCAAGGCTTTGGCGGGATGACGGCTGGTGACCCGACGCTTGCCATGACGCACCCCATGTACCCGCCACAGCCCAGCTCCACTCACATGATGGCCACCTACCCCCCACCGCCATCTTACTGCAACCACCCACCACCTTCCTATGAACAAATTTTCCACAACGGGGGCAAGAAGTAG